Within the Nocardioides aurantiacus genome, the region CGCCGAGAGCCGCTGGAGGTCCTCGCCCCGGGCGGACAGCAGCACCGTCGCCTCGGCGACGTCGAGCGCCGCCCCGCGCTCGGCGCGGGCCAGGGCCCGACGGAGCTGCTGCGGGGTGGGGCCGGGCTGGGGATCCGTGTCGGCACTCATCGCGGATCAGGCTAGCCCGGCCAGGAGACCGGGAGCTCCTGGCCCGCCTCCGCCAGCACCCGGCGGAGCACGTCGGGCCGGTTGGTGATCAGTCCGTCCACCCCGAGGTCGACCAGCAGCCGCATCGTGGGTGCGTCGTCGACGGTGTAGGGCAGCACGCGCAGGCCGGCCGCGTGCGCCTGGTCGACGAGGTCGGGGGTGAGGCTGCTGCGGCTGGGCGAGAGGGCGTCGAAGCCCAGGCTGGCCGCGGCCAGGGCGACGCTGTCGTCGTAGTCGTCGATGTCGAGGCCCGCCAACCACGGCGAGGCGCCCGGCTGGTCGACCTCGAGCCGGTCGGTGGTGCTGAGGGCGTTGAGCCGCAGCTGCGGCGCCGCGGCGCGCACCAGGCGCAGCACGGCCCAGTCGAAGCTCTGCACCGACGTGCGGGCGAGGGCCCCGGCGTCGGTGAGCAGCCCGACGACGGCCTCGACGAACCGCTCCCGCGGGGCGGTCTCCTCGGCGTGCAGCACGTCGAACTTCGTCTCGACGTTGAGGCCGACCTCGGCGCCGCGCTCGTGCACCAGCGTGAGCAGCTGGTCGAGCGTGGCCAGCGGCTCGGGCCCGCAGGAGGACAGCCCCGCCAGCTCGGTCCAGGTGCGGCGGGCGATGAGGTGCCCGGCGTAGGTCCGCTCGTGGGAGAGGACGGGCACGCCGTCCGCGCTGACGTGCACGTCGCACTCCAGCGTGGTCACGCCGAGCGCCAGGGCGCGGTCGAAGGCGAGCAGCGAGTTCTCGGGCCACAGCCCCGCGCCGCCCCGGTGGGCCTGGAGGTCGAAGGTCCGACCGGTCGCGAGCACGGTCAGCCCACCCACTCCTTGAGGCGTCGCACCAGGCTCGCCGGGTCGTCGTCGACCGGCACCACGTTGAGGTTGGTGACCCCTGCCTCGGCGTACGCCGCCAGCCGCTCGCGCACGTGTCCCTCGGGTCCGACCAGGTTGGTCTGCTCGAGCAGCTCCAGGGGCACGGCCGCCTCGGCCTCCTGCTTGCGCCCGCTCAGGTAGAGGTCCTGGATGCGGGCGGCCTCGGCCTCGAAGCCGTACTGCCCGACGAGGTCGTTGTAGAAGTTCTTGCCCCGCGCCCCCATGCCGCCGACGTAGAGCGCGGTGTGGGGCCGGGCGAGGTCGAGCAGGTGCTTGACGTCGTCGCCGACCGCGACCATGCCGCCGCCCACGACCTCGAGCGGGCCGAGCTCGGCGGGCCGCCGGGCGGCACCGGCGGCCAGGGCCTCGCCCCACACCCCCTGGGCGCCCTCGGGGCTGAACAGGAACGGCAGCCAGCCGTCGGCGTACTCCGCGGTGCCCTCGACCGACCTCGGGCCCAGCGCGGCGATGTAGATCGGGACGGCCGAGCGCTCGGGGTGGGTGAGCATCTTCAGCGGCTTGCCGAGCCCGGTGCCCTGGTCGGGCGGCAGCGGCAGCGTGACCTGGCGGCCGTCGTGCACCAGCACCTCGCGGCGCAGCGCCGCCCGGACGATGTCGACGACCTCGCGGGTGCGGGCGACCGGCGCGCGGTAGGGCACGCCGTGCCAGCCCTCGACGACCTGCGGGCCCGAGGCGCCCAGGCCGAGGATGGCGCGGCCGCCGGAGACGTTGTCGAGGCCGGCGGCGGTCTGGGCGAGCAGCGCCGGGGTGCGGGAGTAGACGTTGAGGATGGCCGAGCCGATCTCCACCGTCTCCGTGCGGGCGGCGAGGTAGCCCATCAGGGTGGCGGCGTCGAAGCCGTAGGCCTCGGCCACCCAGATGGTGTCGAGCCCCGCCCGCTCCAGGCCGGCGACCTGGTCGGCGGTCTCGCGGGGGTTGCCGGAGTAGGTCAGCTGCGTGGAGATCTTCACGCAGGCGAACCTAGAGGGGTCAGGGGCGGCGGGCCAGTCGGCTGGGCCACCAAATGCCCGGCCCGATCCAGTGGCACAGGGCCGGGACGAGCAGCGAGCGGACCACGAGGGCGTCCAGCAGCACGCCGAAGGCCACGATGAAGGCGATCTGGGCCAGGAACAGGATCGGGATCACACCGAGCGCGGTGAAGGTCGCGGCGAGCACCACCCCGGCCGAGGTGATGACGCCGCCGGTGACCGAGAGGCCCTTGAGGATGCCCGGCCGGGTGCCGCGCCGCAGCGACTCCTCGCGGACGCGGGTCATCAGGAAGATGGAGTAGTCGATGCCGAGCGCGACCAGGAAGACGAACGCGATCAGCGACGTCGAGGGGTCGCTGGCCGGGTAGTCGAAGACGTGCTCGAAGACCAGCGCGCTGACGCCCATGGTGGCGCCGAAGGACAGCACGTTGGCCAGGATCAGCAGCAGCGGCGCCACGAGCGAGCGCAGCAGCAGGGCCAGCACGACGAGGATCACCAGCAGGATCGCGGGGATCACCACCGCCCGGTCGCGCTGCGTGGTGTCGCGGGTGTCGACGAGGATCGCCGTCGACCCGCCGACCAGGACGTCGTCGTCGAGCGTGTGCAGGTCGGTGCGCAGCAGCTCCAGCGTCCGGGTGGCGGCGGCCGAGTCGCCGGGGGCGTCCAGGGTGGCCAGCACCACCGCCTCGCCGTCGACGACCTTGGGCGTGGTCGGGTCCTCGGGCGAGGCCGGCAGCGCGAACACGGTCGGGGTGCGGTCGGTGGGGCGTGCGATGCCGGGGTGGTCCTGCAGCAGCGCGACGGTCTCCTGCAGCCGGGCCGCGGGCACGACGACCTGCACCGGGCTGGAGCTGTCGGACTCGAAGTGGGCGTCGAGCACCTCCTGGGCCCGCACCGAGTCGACCTCGGTCAGGAACAGCTCGGTCTGCGGCACCGGGTCCTCGTCGAGGGTGGTGATGAAGGCCGCCAGCACCCCCAGCACGAGCGCGGTCACGACGGCCACCGCCGGGGCGCGGCGGCCCACCAGCCGCGCCACCCGGCCCCAGACGCCCCGGTCGTCGCGGTGCTCCGAGCCGTAGGCGGGCATGAACGGCCAGAACGCCGCCCGGCCCAGCAGCACCAGCATCGCGGGCAGCAGCGTGAGCGAGGCCAGCACGGCGCCGACGATGCCCAGCGCGCCGACCGGGCCGAGGCCGGCCAGGCTGGAGAGGTCGGAGAGCAGCAGGCAGAGCAGGCCGAGCACGACGGTGAGGCCCGAGGCCACGACCGGCTCCCAGCTGGCCCGCAGCGCCCGGCCCATCGCGGTGAAGCGCGACTCGTGGTCGCGCAGCTCCTCGCGGAAGCGCGAGACCACCAGCAGCGAGTAGTCGGTGGCCGCCCCGATCGCGAGGATGAACAGGATCCCCTGGCTCTGGCCGTTGACGTCGAGCACGTCGGCCCGCGCCAGGCCGTAGACCGCCGCCGAGGCGACCCCGAGGGCGAGCACCGAGGAGAGGATCACCACCAGCGGCAGCACCGGCGTGCGGTAGACGACCAGCAGGATCACCAGCACGACCAGCAGGGCGACGACCAGCAGGATCCCGTCGATGGCGCCGAAGGCCTCGATGAAGTCGCCGAGGATGCCGCCCTGGCCGCCGACGAGCACGGTCAGCCCCGCAGGCGGGTCGGCGACGACGTCGCGCACCTTCCCGACCGTCTCGAGCAGCGCGTCGCCGTCCCGGGCGTCGAGGTTGACGACCAGCTGGGCGGCCTCGCCGTCGGCCGAGGGGATCGGCCCGGTCACCCCGGAGGCGGCCAGGCCCGGCACGTCGGCCAGCTCCCCGGCGTACCGCTGGAGAAGGGCGGTGTCGTCGGCCGTCAGGCCGCCGTCGCGCTCGGCGACCACGACGGCCGGCAGCGTGTCCTCGTCCTGGAACCGCACCAGCTTCTCCAGCGCGCGGGTGGACTCCGCGCTCTGCGGGAGGAAGGCGGCGTTGTCGTTCTCCTGGATCGACCCGAGCTGCCCGGCGAAGCTGCTCAGCGGCCCGCCGACGAACACCCACACCAGCAGCACCGCGACCGGCAGCAGCCAGCGCCGTGACCGGCCGGCGCGGTGCGTCCCTGTGACCATGCGCCCAGCATCGTGCATCCGGGCGGTCGGCGCAGCCGTGGACCAGTCAGCCCGCCAGGCCGGCGACGACCTCGGCGCCGGGCAGCTCGGCGAGGAGCCGGCCCGGCAGCACCAGCTTGGACCCGCGTACGCCGCTCCCGACGACCGCCTGCTCGACGTCGACCACCCGCTCGTCGAGCAGCAGCCGCCAACCGTCGGGCAGGCCGACCGGCGTGATCCCGCCGTGCTCCATGCCGGTCTCGGCGACCGCCCGGTCGTGGTCGAGGAAGGAGCACTTGCGCACGTCGAGCAGCCGCTTGACCACCGTGTTGACGTCGGCGCGGGTGTCGGCGCGGACCAGGCACGCCGCGGTGCGCTCCTCGCCGCCACGCCTGCCCATCACCACGACGCAGTTGGCGCTCGCCTCCAGCGAGACGTCGTAGGCCTCGGACATCGCAGCGGTGTCGGCCAGGGCCGGGTCGATCACGGCCAGCAGGACCTCGTCCGCGTGCGGCCAGGCGTCGAGCGCGCGGCGTACGGGATCGGCGAGCAGGTCGGGACGTGAGGTCGCGGGGACCAGGTCGAGGGTGCCGAGTCGGGGCATGACGGCCACCGTAGTCGTGGCGTTCGCCTCGACGTCGCCGTCCCGTCACCCGGGCCGAGGACCCTGGAGGTCGTGAGCGGACCTCTCGTCATCGGCCACCGCGGCGCCAGCGGCCACCGCCCCGAGCACACCGCGGCGGCGTACCGGCTGGCCTGGCGCTCGGGCGCCGACTCCGTCGAGCCCGACGTCGTCGCGACGCGCGACGGCGTCCTGGTGTGCCGCCACGACCTCGAGCTCTCGCGCACGACCGACGTCGCCGACCACCCCGAGCTCGCCCACCTGCGCCGCCGGCAGGTCGTCGACGGGCAGGTCGAGGAGGGCTGGTTCGTCCACGACCTCGACCTCGACCAGCTGCGCACCCTGCGCGCCCGCGAGCGCTGGCCGCGGCGCCGGCGGCGCAGCGCCGCCTTCGACGACCGGCTGCCGATCCTCACCCTGGCCGAGCTGCTCGAGCTCCGCGAGCAGGAGTCGGCCCGCGCCGGTCGTGCGCTCGGCGTCCACGTCGAGCTCAAGCACGGCGCCCACCTCGCCGGCCTCGGGCTGCCGCTCGTCGAGCCGCTGGTCGACCTGCTGCGGCAGCACCGGCTCACCACCGCGCTGGCGCCGCTCACCGTGATGGCCTTCGAGGCCGACCTGCTGCGCGGGCTGCGTCGCGAGGTCGACGTCGACCTGGTGCAGCTCGTCGACAAGCACCAGACCAAGGCGCTGCGGCGCGGCCGGCTGCACAAGGTGGGGGAGTACGCCACCGGGGTCGGCCTGCACAAGCAGCTCGCCCTGCCCCGCGACGCCGAGGGCCGCTCGACCGGACCGGGTCCGGCCGTGGAGCGGGTGCAGTCGCGCGGGCTCGACGTGCTCGTCTGGACGCTGCGCGACGAGAACCGCTACCTGCCCACCGAGCTGCAGGTCCCCGGCCCGTCCCGCCGCCACGGCCACGCCGATCGCGAGGTCCAGGCGCTGCTCGCCCTCGGGGTCGACGGCCTGCTCTGCGACCACCCCGAGACCGCCGTCGAGGTCATCTCGCGGCGTACGGCTGCGGTGGCGGTGTAGGTCCCGCCGAGGTGGGCCGGTGGGGGTGACCCGGCCGAGCCGACGAGGGGCTCAGCGACCCCTGAGGTCGCCGACGTCGCTGCGGAGCTGGCCGAGGATCCGGGTGAGCAGCCGGGAGACCTGCATCTGGGTGACCCCGATGCGGCCGGCGATCTCGCGCTGGGTGAGGCCCTCGTAGAACCGCATCGTCAGGATCTGGCGGTCGCGGTCGGAGAGCGCGCGCAGCACCGGGCGCAGCACCAGCCGGGCCTCGGAGGCCTGGTGGTCGAGGTCGTCGAAGGGGAGCAGGTCGCCGAGCGTGGTGAGGCCGTCGCCGCCGGCGGGGTGGTCGAGCGAGGCGGGCACGAAGCAGCCGTCGCTCGCCAGCGCCTCGATCACCGAGGTCTCGGGCTCCCCGAGCCGTCGTGCGATCTCGGCGGGGAGGGGCGCGCGGCCGAGCTCGTTGGCCAGCTCCGCGTCGGCCACGTTGATGCGGGCCTGCAGCTCCTGGATGCGACGGGGCGGGCGGATCATCCAGCCGTGGTCGCGGAAGTGCTTGCGCAGCTCGCCGCGGATCGTCGGGACGGCGTAGGACAGGAAGTCGTGACCGGTCGTGACGTCGTAGCCGTTGGTCGCCTTGGTCAGTGCGAGCGCCGCCACCTGGCGCAGGTCGTCCAGCGGCACGCCGCGGGAGCGGTAGCGCTTGGCCTCGGCGTGGGCGAGCTCGAGGTGCAGCACGATCACCTGGTCGAGCAGCTGCTGCCGCTCCACGACCGACTCGCAGGCCAGCGCCATCGTGAACAGCTCGCGGGTGCGCTCGTTGCGCGCCTGGCTGGCGTTGCTCCGGGCCAGGGCGCGGCGAGCGGCCCGGGTCTCGGTGTCGGAGGAAGCGGTGTCCACGGTGTCCGTGGGGGCCGTGTGGGCCGCGGCGGCGCCGGTCTCCTGGACCGGGCGCACCTCGTCGAGCGGCGAGCGCGTCGTCGCGCTGCCGTCGGCGCCCGAAGGCGGTGGAGCAGTGGTGGTCATCAGGCCACTCGACCTTGCTCTCCCGCGGGAGACAGGGTGCCGCGAGAACCCGTCGGGTCCCCAGGTGCCGGGTCGAGGTCTACAACCGGGCTCCCGCTGCCGTGACAGCAGCGCGTCCTTGCACCCTAGCCCACGAATCCGTCAAGGGGACGAACCGTCCAGTTTTTTGTTCAACCAGCCCACGACTGTTCACCCGAGCCGGGTTCACAGCCCCAGGCTGCGCCCGATGATCTCCTTCTGGATCTCCGTCGTGCCGCCGTAGATCGTGGAGATCCGGCTGTCGAGGTAGGCCTTGGCGATCGGGAACTCCATCATGTAGCCGTAGCCGCCGTGAAGCTGGACGCCCTGGTTGACCAGCTTGTTCTGCAGCTCGGTGCACCAGTACTTCGCCATCGCGGCGTCGACCGCGGTCAGGTCGCCGGTGAGGTGCTTGCGCAGGCACTCGTCGAGGAAGGCACGGGCGACCCGGGTCTCGGTCGCCATCTCGGCCACGAGGAACCGGTTGTGCTGGAACTTGCCGATCGGCTTGCCGAACGCCTCACGGGTCTTGGCGTAGTCCAGGCACATCGCGAGCACGGCCTCGCAGGCGGCGACGGCCTGCGCTGCGATGATCAGCCGCTCCTGGGGGAGGTTCATCATCAGGTAGATGAAGCCCTCGCCCTCCTGGCCCAGGAGGTTCTCCTTGGGCACCCGGACGTCGGTGAAGGACAGCTCGGCGGTGTCCTGCGCGTGCAGGCCGATCTTGTCGAGGTTGCGGCCGCGCTCGAAGCCCTCCATGCCGCGCTCGACCACGAGCAGGCTGATGCCCTTGTGGCCGGCCTCGGGGTCGGTGCGGGCGACCACGATGACGAGGTCGGCGTTGATGCCGTTGGAGATGAAGGTCTTGGAACCGTTGAGGACGTAGTGGTCGCCCTGGTCGACCGCGGTGGTGCGGATCCCCTGCAGGTCGCTGCCGGCGCCCGGCTCGGTCATCGCGATCGAGGTGATGATCTCGCCCGAGACGCACCCGGGGAGCCAGCGCTGCTTCTGCTCCTCGGTCCCCAGGCTGGTCAGGTAGGGGACGATGATGTCGGTGTGCACCGAGAAGCCGGGGCCGCT harbors:
- a CDS encoding LLM class F420-dependent oxidoreductase encodes the protein MKISTQLTYSGNPRETADQVAGLERAGLDTIWVAEAYGFDAATLMGYLAARTETVEIGSAILNVYSRTPALLAQTAAGLDNVSGGRAILGLGASGPQVVEGWHGVPYRAPVARTREVVDIVRAALRREVLVHDGRQVTLPLPPDQGTGLGKPLKMLTHPERSAVPIYIAALGPRSVEGTAEYADGWLPFLFSPEGAQGVWGEALAAGAARRPAELGPLEVVGGGMVAVGDDVKHLLDLARPHTALYVGGMGARGKNFYNDLVGQYGFEAEAARIQDLYLSGRKQEAEAAVPLELLEQTNLVGPEGHVRERLAAYAEAGVTNLNVVPVDDDPASLVRRLKEWVG
- a CDS encoding acyl-CoA dehydrogenase family protein, whose translation is MAETPTSLYSDEHEDFRKTARTFYEREVVPHHDQWERDGIVPRELWTAAGEAGLLCFDVPEEYGGPGVEDFRYHVILSEEQTRANVSGPGFSVHTDIIVPYLTSLGTEEQKQRWLPGCVSGEIITSIAMTEPGAGSDLQGIRTTAVDQGDHYVLNGSKTFISNGINADLVIVVARTDPEAGHKGISLLVVERGMEGFERGRNLDKIGLHAQDTAELSFTDVRVPKENLLGQEGEGFIYLMMNLPQERLIIAAQAVAACEAVLAMCLDYAKTREAFGKPIGKFQHNRFLVAEMATETRVARAFLDECLRKHLTGDLTAVDAAMAKYWCTELQNKLVNQGVQLHGGYGYMMEFPIAKAYLDSRISTIYGGTTEIQKEIIGRSLGL
- a CDS encoding MMPL family transporter, yielding MVTGTHRAGRSRRWLLPVAVLLVWVFVGGPLSSFAGQLGSIQENDNAAFLPQSAESTRALEKLVRFQDEDTLPAVVVAERDGGLTADDTALLQRYAGELADVPGLAASGVTGPIPSADGEAAQLVVNLDARDGDALLETVGKVRDVVADPPAGLTVLVGGQGGILGDFIEAFGAIDGILLVVALLVVLVILLVVYRTPVLPLVVILSSVLALGVASAAVYGLARADVLDVNGQSQGILFILAIGAATDYSLLVVSRFREELRDHESRFTAMGRALRASWEPVVASGLTVVLGLLCLLLSDLSSLAGLGPVGALGIVGAVLASLTLLPAMLVLLGRAAFWPFMPAYGSEHRDDRGVWGRVARLVGRRAPAVAVVTALVLGVLAAFITTLDEDPVPQTELFLTEVDSVRAQEVLDAHFESDSSSPVQVVVPAARLQETVALLQDHPGIARPTDRTPTVFALPASPEDPTTPKVVDGEAVVLATLDAPGDSAAATRTLELLRTDLHTLDDDVLVGGSTAILVDTRDTTQRDRAVVIPAILLVILVVLALLLRSLVAPLLLILANVLSFGATMGVSALVFEHVFDYPASDPSTSLIAFVFLVALGIDYSIFLMTRVREESLRRGTRPGILKGLSVTGGVITSAGVVLAATFTALGVIPILFLAQIAFIVAFGVLLDALVVRSLLVPALCHWIGPGIWWPSRLARRP
- a CDS encoding YbaK/EbsC family protein, whose amino-acid sequence is MPRLGTLDLVPATSRPDLLADPVRRALDAWPHADEVLLAVIDPALADTAAMSEAYDVSLEASANCVVVMGRRGGEERTAACLVRADTRADVNTVVKRLLDVRKCSFLDHDRAVAETGMEHGGITPVGLPDGWRLLLDERVVDVEQAVVGSGVRGSKLVLPGRLLAELPGAEVVAGLAG
- a CDS encoding glycerophosphodiester phosphodiesterase, with the translated sequence MGGLTVLATGRTFDLQAHRGGAGLWPENSLLAFDRALALGVTTLECDVHVSADGVPVLSHERTYAGHLIARRTWTELAGLSSCGPEPLATLDQLLTLVHERGAEVGLNVETKFDVLHAEETAPRERFVEAVVGLLTDAGALARTSVQSFDWAVLRLVRAAAPQLRLNALSTTDRLEVDQPGASPWLAGLDIDDYDDSVALAAASLGFDALSPSRSSLTPDLVDQAHAAGLRVLPYTVDDAPTMRLLVDLGVDGLITNRPDVLRRVLAEAGQELPVSWPG
- a CDS encoding sigma-70 family RNA polymerase sigma factor → MTTTAPPPSGADGSATTRSPLDEVRPVQETGAAAAHTAPTDTVDTASSDTETRAARRALARSNASQARNERTRELFTMALACESVVERQQLLDQVIVLHLELAHAEAKRYRSRGVPLDDLRQVAALALTKATNGYDVTTGHDFLSYAVPTIRGELRKHFRDHGWMIRPPRRIQELQARINVADAELANELGRAPLPAEIARRLGEPETSVIEALASDGCFVPASLDHPAGGDGLTTLGDLLPFDDLDHQASEARLVLRPVLRALSDRDRQILTMRFYEGLTQREIAGRIGVTQMQVSRLLTRILGQLRSDVGDLRGR
- a CDS encoding glycerophosphodiester phosphodiesterase family protein codes for the protein MSGPLVIGHRGASGHRPEHTAAAYRLAWRSGADSVEPDVVATRDGVLVCRHDLELSRTTDVADHPELAHLRRRQVVDGQVEEGWFVHDLDLDQLRTLRARERWPRRRRRSAAFDDRLPILTLAELLELREQESARAGRALGVHVELKHGAHLAGLGLPLVEPLVDLLRQHRLTTALAPLTVMAFEADLLRGLRREVDVDLVQLVDKHQTKALRRGRLHKVGEYATGVGLHKQLALPRDAEGRSTGPGPAVERVQSRGLDVLVWTLRDENRYLPTELQVPGPSRRHGHADREVQALLALGVDGLLCDHPETAVEVISRRTAAVAV